The genomic region tcagactctgtgcttgcaagtggggaagtaatGCCTctcaggggtggtgtgtaattttaccaggttactgggtgggagcttgagccggttctgtgttgtatcaatagaaaggaacccctagatgttgaacctggccctggttgctgctggctctgcctggcagaagggtttttatgtatatatatatatatatatggcgtTTGACTGTATATATGTACACATATATAAGACACCTGAACCACAACTCCcacaaaatgttgtgtggtattaagtcaaatgctttatatatatgcatatatacatatatatatacacacattttcagcaatcaattttttttttatttttttttttaattttaaaaattttgatAAACCAGTACAAATTTTCCTGTGaaatattttactgtttttaCTGTTAGACAAAACCAACATCTTAAAACAAACCAAGAAACCAATATATAGCCAGTGGAGATTATTTCGTATGGTACATGTTCAATACAGCCCTGAAAAGAAGCGACATCTAGACAGTTTAGAGACACGATTGcagactggaagtcaggacttgTCCAGATAACCAGTTAGTGGATGTCAAGCTGGGGTGAAAATGTACAGCGCTGTGTATTAACTGTCAGTGTGGATCctgctaccatgcactaaaaTTTCTCCAGTGTGCATTGacctactcctgtttcaaagaaCAGTAGAACAGAacacactagggaacctttaaaGCTCTGAACCATGGTCCACATGGACAGGTAGCATGTGGTACATTTTCatcccagcttgctgtgcactaactgttCATTTAGACAAGCCCTCATTTTCTGATCTTGGTAACagcagtataaatcaggagttaGTCACTATAAGTGAGGTTGGAATCTGATCCCGGCTCCCTTCTTTAAAGGCTGACATTCTTAACAAACAGAAGTGTGTTCATTTGGTGATTTCAGATAATCAAGGAGTCATAATATCAGAGTTTCCTCTACATAAAATATTCACCTCCCTATCAAAACACATTTCTTTTGTTCAAAATTCCCTTGAGGGTCCCTTTCACCTCATTGTTCCTCAGGCTATAGATAATGGGATTTAACATGGGTGTGAAGACTGTGTAGGAAAGAGAGAGCAGCTTTTTGGTGTTTGTGGAGTAAATGGATTTGGGTGGGAGGTAGGTGAAACTGGCCATGCCGTAGAATAGAGTCACCACaatgaggtgagaggagcaggtggaaaagaTTTTGGGCCTGCCTATGGCTGTTGGCATCTTTAGGATGGTGGAGATGATATGGACATAGGAAAAGAGGATAATCAGAAAGGGTGGAAAAGTAAGTATAGTGGAGGCAATTAATGCAAACATCTCAAAAAGGTAGGAGTCTGCATAGACGAACTCTAGAATGGTGGGTGCATCACAGAAGAAGTGGTTCAATTCATTGCACCTGCAGAATGGGAAACTAAACAACCATGTTGTTTGCAGACTTCCCACGGGAATCCCTGAAAACCAAGACGTCActgccagctttttaaaaaatttcttgtTCATGATGGTGGTGTAGTGCAGTGGGTCACACCTGGCCACATAGCGGTTATACGCCATGGCGGACAGGAGGAAGGACTCTGTGATGCCAAAGAAGAAGAAATTTGTATGTGTCATGTCACCAGAGCAGTAGATGTCTTTATTCTTAGAGACGAGG from Natator depressus isolate rNatDep1 chromosome 13, rNatDep2.hap1, whole genome shotgun sequence harbors:
- the LOC141997699 gene encoding olfactory receptor 10A2-like; this translates as MGPLDFTQTQSSFCFFVVFLVIYLLTLIENFLIILTTLVDPALHCPVYFFLQNLSFVHIFNLVTVPKMLMNLVSKNKDIYCSGDMTHTNFFFFGITESFLLSAMAYNRYVARCDPLHYTTIMNKKFFKKLAVTSWFSGIPVGSLQTTWLFSFPFCRCNELNHFFCDAPTILEFVYADSYLFEMFALIASTILTFPPFLIILFSYVHIISTILKMPTAIGRPKIFSTCSSHLIVVTLFYGMASFTYLPPKSIYSTNTKKLLSLSYTVFTPMLNPIIYSLRNNEVKGTLKGILNKRNVF